The Topomyia yanbarensis strain Yona2022 chromosome 3, ASM3024719v1, whole genome shotgun sequence nucleotide sequence ATGAGGGAGTCGAACAGGCGTCTTTCTACCAAGTGCTTACCAACGTGATATTTGGCTGTCGTGCAGCGATAAAAATATTCGAGCGGGTATGAATAAAATACGAATACGAGTAGTTAGGAGTGCTTGCATTCTTTGTGTTTATTTACGTTTATGTTAAATACTGAGAAACtataattttttgtttatttatcaaactAAATGCACATGCAGCTTTAGTCTCTCTTGGTAATCAACAACTATCTCTTCGGTAGCTTGAAACTGTTGCGTTTTTTCTTATCTCCTGCAGGAATCAGGGTCAGGTACGAGacttgaaaataattttcagcccaacaacaataacaataaatagTTCACGGATATTCGTTCACATCTTACGTAACATGCGTACCATTTCCAGGAGTTTCTCAGAAAAGTGTGTACGGCCGCATTttaaattcaactttttaatgcCACTTACTTTTCGTCGTTCCATCTAATCATATATATGACTGAAATGATCTTGATACACCATGTAGGTTTCTTTCTCCTGTGGATTCATTTCCGCTATCAGCGTGTCATTGATCTAATCCAGTGGCTGTGGTCTACCCGCCACCGTTATCATTGGCATATCGTCATCCGAATCGGTATCCATAATTTCAACAGTGGGAATCTCTGTATCGTCAATATCCTTCTCATCGTCACTACTTGGCTCGTTGTTGAGATCTAGCCCCTTGATGGCATCATTCGTTGCATTGTGAGAGCTTTGCTTCTCGTGCTGTTGCAATACCGACATAATATCGTCGGCATCTTTACGGTTCCGTGCGGAATAAATAACACTAGTGCAATTGGTGACCACGGGGGGTTGTGTGGAGGTGAATGCAGCTTTCTCTAAAATTGACTCAACTGAATTTTCATCCACATCGTTCGTAACAACAGTTGATTCCGTCATGCACACCGAACGATCTTTCCGATGTGTTGTGGTTTCCACTGCGTCTGAATCACCAATGGTAACATCGACACGGGTTTCTTCCACAGCGAATCCACTGGTTCGCGTTGCTTTGCCGGACCATTGCTCATCTGAAATCCTGTTGGTTGGTTTGGCAATactaaaacacaaaaaaatgtgaagaaaatactaaaaaaaaacaatattatatCCATACCCTCTAATAGTATCAATATCAACCGGTTCAGGCTCGAGAATTTCCGGAGCAAGCTTGATATCTTCAACTTGTCTTAACAGATCGTATAGCGGCTGTAATTGCTCGTTGAACTTGGCCAACAGTAAGCGTGAATCTTTTTTCGGTAGTGCTGAACTGTCTTCCTCCACAGTACTGCCACAATATGTACAGCGAAATTGGCCGGATGCAAAATCGAACAACTGGTCTGCCACCAGATCGGTAAAAGTCTTGTCGCAGGAAGGACACTTGAAACTTGCACTAGTGGCATCACGTTCCTCGGTTTCCATACGCTTCCGCATATGATCGAGCTTGTACTTGACGACGTTCACAAAGGTTTTATAATTGATGAAATAGTAATTAACCTTTTGTGCTTTACCGTCTGGACCAGTTTCCATTTTTAATCGAACCAGCAGAAATTTTTAATACCTTTTTGAGCAAATTTTCCCTGTTGAGTGGTGATTCTGGCGAATATGGATGACATTTTGCGAATTTGACaggcagagatgccaggtacttttttcaaatgtctgcaataataattttaaaagtctgggaagaacaaaaaatgtcaggaaagctagtgtaaccaaaagcctttatattcaaaaatctgcaaatatctgcaacaaaactaaaaaatctgcaaatatctgcaaccaaactagaaaatctgcaaatatctgagttatcgaaaaaatctgcagcttaaattaaaagtctgcaaatttgcagacttgtctgcaaatctggcatctctgttgACAGGTAGTGGACGAGAAAAAACTAAACGAGAACTACAAGAAAAACACTGgagaaaaaatcagttttcattTCTGATGTGCGTTACATGCATGCATCCCAAATACATGCATTCACACCCGAGTAGAATTTTACAATggtatttaccctacaaacaatcataaaacaataaatattatagttattactgtttcacaATTGTTTGACGCAGAGTTCTCgcaatagatttacaataaaatttcaagtaacaatcaattttattgttcaacaaaaaaccgatacagtaaattcacattaaattttactgtttacgTGAGAAAAATGtatggaaaaaaatcgatttttttaatgttaagatgcaTAACCACCCCCTAGGGCGTGACACttccaataaattataaaatattatacaatTATAATGTTTTTGTAGAATTATAGGGCAgattataattttataaacttTATAAGCAAATATGCATTGCAgaattttcgaactttcttTCGAAATTATTCTCAGTGTGCGGTGAATTTATGAgttgtcattttttattatttacattGGCAAATCTGACTACGTGATAACTGAGGCTGGTTTTGGATCTGACGAGGAATGGAAAAGTTGCCGTGCGTCGGGTAAGATCCCAAATTCCCGCGACGACGGTTCGTGTATTGGTGGTGGTCCGCCGGTTATTGGCACAGCCCCATTGTGCATATCATGGAAAATGTGGAACTGGTCGAGAATGGATTACCGAATTAACTTAAGCGAACTGATTGAAGTACAGAGCTCCGGTTGTTGTAACCATCAATATCATTCTACCGACAGTAGAGCGGAGCACGATCTTATCaagaaatttgtaaactagctGGAACTTTTGCGGCCGTTGTTTCGGATCACAGCCGTGGGAGGAGCTACTGAATTACCGCAGGTAATGATAGATGCTTGCTAGCAGCAATCTAATTTCAAACTGTTGTACAAGCTGGATCTGACAGTCGAAGAGAAAATGTTCAAGATTGCCAAGGAAATGGTACATTGCTAGAACGATTGAGCTTTTCCGCAAGGTAAAGATAGCCGTCCGATTGCATACTGATAAGGTAACATTAGCAGGTTTGATGGAATTTCTTCGTTTACGCAATTTTCTGCTCTAGGGCTTATGTATATCACCAAAATTGCCATGTCATTAACCAGGAATGCTAGCGCTAAGAACGCGACGAAGGAGTTTAAGTTAGTCATCAACGATATCTACCTGTCGACCGGGACTAAATTTATTCTACCGATATGCGGAGAGATCACCACGAGACATAGACAGCCTACCAGACCTCCGTCCGGAAATCCAACCAAAATTACTCAAGCACTCCGTGTGTAACGCCCGCTCGTGAGCTTGCTTCGTCGATTATCATAATCAACGAACGTGACGAGTTTTCGCAACGGTTGCAGAAAAAGGACCAACCGCGACCTTCAACGCTAGGAAAGTTGTGGAATCAACTAGCAGAAATGCTTGTCAAGAGGCAGCCGTATGACTCGAAACGGATGATCGAGACAAGTTACTAGCCGAGTTGAAAGTTTAATCACACCGCCAATATTTGTAGAAACGTAATAATGCAAGGTTGCAGAACACGAAGAAGACAATATGGATGATAAGTATCTATTTGAGGCAACGGAGAGCACTGAGCGGGAACTGCAGGATCGGGAGTATACAATAAACTTGCTACAGATTTCTAAGGAACATGGGAACGCAAGATAGTTGGAGCGAGTTTAACGATATCATATGCCGCAAGATATCAAAAAAGGTGAAAAAGAGGAAATTGTAATGGATGAGCGGGAGAAGATGTCCAACTCGGAACAGAAAAAGTGGGAAGCGGAGCAGAACACTTGGCATCGGCTTTGTATAAATTCGGTTTAAAAAATGCGAAACAACACGAAGAGTAAGAATTACTATTGTGTGATCAGATTGATTTTGTACAAGCCTTACGTCTTGATGGCACCAAGCCCGAAGAGGGAAAATCATACACGcaaaaaaattaagcatatttaaaccaaaaatatatgGTATTGAAtccaataatttatttattacttcaaCCAATTGgtctgaaaacatttttttcttagaACAATGaacttttgctttcaataaaaacagttttaatttcaataatttcgttctaattttaataaaataaatattggaAAAGGGATCAAAAAATCCTTCTattgaaataataaataaattttattgaattcaataaataaatttattgtctcccgaccaataattttatttattaaatttaatccataaatttattgaacatactaatcttttttctgtgtgaaAGATCGAGGGACTTTTCTAGGCTAAACACTACTTTGTTGGTTACGTAATGCTGCAAACGTCATCAGTTACAGCAAATTACGACAACGGTAAGGACTATTGATTGTTATCTCATTTTCTTGATTGTTTTTTACtgaacccttaaatgcatactgttgtcatttggcaacataccgaatTCTGTGATATTAAGCCTCAACAAGAGGTAAATATCGCATCCATACCGAAAAATGAATACCAATGAAAATGAGTTTCATACGTTTAAAGGTTAATGTTATGTGCATCGAAAATTCCATAGCACATGGAACAGTTATGCGTATAGCGATAGTACAGAACATGAGACTGACTTGCTATTATGTGCCATCTATCTTCTAACTACTAGGCTTTTTATGCTATGCTAAATATTAACGGGCTGTCGTTGTTTTCAGGGGCTTTGCGTACCACCTTTCGTGTCGGGGTTGCGTGCTGCTGAGGGGGATATAGTTTGCGATATTTTCAGAGCGTGATCTGCAACTCCACCAACATTAACCATTACGCGTCGTCTCCCCGAAGGACTCATTCCTATACGAAAGAAGAAAATGCCAAATCAGTACAGGTTGATTGATATTGAACTAGTTTGCAACATTACCTGGTTCTCGTTCAACTTAATGGTAATGGATTTCCCCGGTAGCGTGCCAGAGAATCGAAGGAAAGCGCTTTTTTCAAAAACGAGTCATACACACGCACAAATACAGAAATCCCTTCCGCCGAGTACCTTGCTGTTGTGTTTACGGTTGACCGGGTATGTTCCGTTACTGCTGTTGATCGATTTGTGGCCAATTCAATCTGAAAGTGATATGAAATTTTTGAGCACGAGATTTTTTCTCTTAAATAGTAGGATTATTACAATACAATGatctttttgaaataaaaaataatagtcAAAATAACTCACCTTGTTGCGGCTGCTGCAGTGGTTCCTCCTGATTGTGATGTTTTTGCTGCTTGGGACTGTATTGTATACTGCTGTTGTACCTGAAGGTGCCGTTGCTGTATCTACTACGGAATCTGGGTGATGATAATTCTAGTTTGTGGTTGTTCCTGCGACGAATGGTCATCTGCACTTGATCCTGATTGGCTTGCATCGTTTGCACCTGTGAATTTGCACTAGTTGCGGCTGTTGAATTGGAGTCAAACCCTTTGGCAGAAGCATCGCTTCATCGTTATTGCTACCGACCAGTCGGATGATGGAAAATCCTAATTTGTGGTGCTGCTGTGAAATGTTGGTGAAAAACGCTGGAATTGTGGCTGTTTGTTTCCGTTGGGATGGCTTAATCACTATCGGTGTTAAGACAGAGCTGTTTTGAGGTAAAGAGGTAAACGTAACACAAGACTGGGAATGGACCAAACTGCATTTTCGTGTCTGGCTACTTAACCAGGAGAACCACCGCAGGTGAGTCCCAGTACGTCCAGTCAGAAAATGAGACAATAATTTTCGCTGGTTCTCGTTAGTACCCAGGTTCTAGTTAGGATCGGTTAAGTGTCTGGGGCCGGATACTAACTCAAATCAGCaagaattatgcaaaatatttGGATACTTACCACTTCTTGTTGATGCAAcaccatttttttcattgtttataaTCACTCGCGGTAACTAAGGCTACTATGGTAACGGGTGTTCGAATTTTATTTTCGAACTTTCAACGATTCGAATACAATTATAACTTTTATagacaattataaataaatatagagagatataaaaaatataaaaccacgtgaaatatttttataaaagagtgTCACGCCCTtgaccacccccctttttcactgtaaaagtcgattttacattgaaatttactgtagaaacatcaaagtttattgtttttgtattgtagcataacactagaattcactgtaaattattgtaaaattactgtactgtcacagcgaaattcatagttttgttactgtacatttctattcgggcatCGCGACGTAAACGCAGCCTCAAGCAATTAGCTCTTAACCCATTTGAAaccattggttagagcagtgtttgCCATATATTTGTACTATCTTTTGACTTGAATTGTAGTGCGATATTTTGGGCACCCGATTAGAGTTTTCGTTGCCCTGAAACAGAAGTATTCCACTATTCTCGggccatttattattttactagtggttcttgggaacgaagcaaacgtgttgatgccaatttattgAAATTTCTTCGATTGTAGGCCTCGTAAGTGATAAAATAGTACAGTACTCTCCTTAAGGGGCCAAAATTTGCCAAGCGAtctattattaaaatataatactcGTTTAGGAAGAAGTAGTTAGGTATCAAAAATTGCTACGTTTTTTGACGTATGGCACCCATAGCCAAGCTAAAACGTGACACACATGTTTCTATTGAAGCAAACCGTTTATTCGTTACGCACTGGCCAGGTTGATTAAGAATTTGTTACCAAAACTTCATCATAACTCATTTCACGgtgctatagtgattttttaacttttgaagTGAACTAGCATAGGTTATAGTGCaacacaaaaagttttgaaaaatgttgcatgTCCCCAAATTGATTTATAACAGTATAAAATGCTCTTCCGAATTATTATTAGAACCATGACGTGCGTTTGGAAGAATGTTGAACCATTtgcatatttgtcatgaaaaaatgcaaaacatgaCAATTTTCTTATTATTGTTGCAATTTAGCACATTTCTTTCATAACGGAATAATACAGCATACCTTTGTAAAGGTGTAGTTTTTCTCTCTAGAACTTTCTAGAAATCGGTTAAGACTGGACAACGTAACTAGTGTTTTGGTGCCAAAGGTCccagaaaatgtttttgctaTAAGTGATAAGGAGTAATGAGAGCAGCCtttattttttcgaatttttcataGCACTTTGAAGGCAATACATTTgttaaaaaatcggttaacatgttatttaaaaaataataatgatgtTGTAAAGCACTCCCGTAGGTACCTGGGCAATTAAGTGAGAAAGAGCTCTGCGAAATTTCTAAACGATTAGTATAGGAGGTTTTAAGTTAGTGTGtacaccgcattttttcgagtttcCTCCTGAAAATTTCAATGTCACTCACccaatttttaatacttttcaataaaaatttaagaaaatattgtGCAAATGTTGGATTCTTTTAATGGAATTGATTGAATAGGCGAAGGCTAACGTATATCCTACATATTTCATGAACTCatcatttcattatatttgcTAAACAATCtgtttaaaacataatttcacatGTAGGGGGATTATTTAGTGAAATCAGTATCAAAATAAGAAGCTTCGTCTTCTGCTCCGAATATAGGGTAATGAGGTTAACCTCTTACATAAAATAAACCCTATCATGGTGGGTGTATCACTAATTTATAGGcctacaattgatgcaatgcgtataaattggcatcagtagTTTTACTTTGctcttaagaaccaatataataacacaattggcattatgctatatttatccgtagtggagaaaaattttaattaaaaactattttcctCCACTAACGAGAAAATAGTTTGAAACCACCTTTGCAcgtaaagggcacaaaacctataactaaattatttatggAAATGCGTTCCGAgttcgaaaacaaaatttgtgcaTCTGATTGAATTGGTATGAAAGCTGTAAAATGTTCGTTTTTAAGCGCAACGAAAATTCGAATCGAGTGTTCCAATTATTGCCTTACCTTTTaaaccaatgcgttgaacaaagatgggaaAAGCTCCTCTAACCAGCGGCTACAAAttagtagggtgataatagaaacatgacgaaaataggctcattaccctagcgtTGAAAGTAGATAATCAGGATAGTATAAGATTTTCGACTatgtataattttaaatattgctgtcGACAATTATCACATTTAAAAAATGTATTGCCCATTGGAAATTTATCCGCATAAACTTTCTACTTTGACATTTAGTAACAAAGAAACAcaaacaactatttttttaaaacttcattAAACATTCATCATCATTCTAAACAtcaatatcttggaaactaaccaGCCAAAACAATCTATAATAGAGATAAAAACGAAACTATTTgataacattttttaaaaattttattgagaaagaacgctagaatagaatcgaatattaTGTACCCATTTTACTTGGAAGCGATTTCATGTTGTAttagatttcaaaattaaaatatttatctTCTATTATGGTGTTATTGAGTTTGACGAATagtattgattttaaattttccgagTTTAGTTTTGTCTGATCGTTAGTTAGAATTTTCCCAAGGCCACTGAATCCTCGCTCAATTGAAACCTACACCTACCTACACcacaaaaataatattattcGTGGCATTTAAAACTGGACTCCATGAAAGTGcgatttttcttataaaagtgCGCTTTTACATTGAATCGTTTTCATGTATGAGGCGCACTTATTCCTCGTTGGATAATACATAAGTGCGTAGTAGAAACCAAGACGATTCAATGTTAAAGCGCAGTTCTATTGGCGTTTCCGCACTTTCAGTCGCACTTATTATGTGCGCAATGCGCTATACTTATATCCCCATCCTACGCAGCAGACAAAATTCCATTAAAACAAGAGAGGGAAACAATCACTCTAGCGCTCCACACTCTCAGCATTTTGGAAGAGAGATTCCAACCCATTTTCAATCAGTTTTGCGCTCTCGCCTTTCCTGTGTGATGCACATAACATCCTCTAATCATTGAACAAGTCATCACCTCTGATGATAGGCACGTTCTAAAATCCACCAGcaactcatcggtattttgatgactttttgttgcgggagagtaaagcgacgcgctgtgacaccagtgtgcaacataaacaaagcttgattatgttgcgcgagagagagagatcatcacatcagacagctcaacaatccatcgtacggtgagggccgatgatttggtcaacaaacggcatcgagaggaaagagacttttaaagtacacataccaatacaccagttatttggcatgcgctagtat carries:
- the LOC131691097 gene encoding general transcription factor IIE subunit 1-like codes for the protein METGPDGKAQKVNYYFINYKTFVNVVKYKLDHMRKRMETEERDATSASFKCPSCDKTFTDLVADQLFDFASGQFRCTYCGSTVEEDSSALPKKDSRLLLAKFNEQLQPLYDLLRQVEDIKLAPEILEPEPVDIDTIRGIAKPTNRISDEQWSGKATRTSGFAVEETRVDVTIGDSDAVETTTHRKDRSVCMTESTVVTNDVDENSVESILEKAAFTSTQPPVVTNCTSVIYSARNRKDADDIMSVLQQHEKQSSHNATNDAIKGLDLNNEPSSDDEKDIDDTEIPTVEIMDTDSDDDMPMITVAGRPQPLD